DNA from Synergistes jonesii:
TATTAGTAAAAAATATCCTGAATTGGTCGAAAAGGAGCTGAATTCCTGGGATATTTCAAATAAGCGTGTGGCGCAAGTTTATAAGTTAGCTTATAGGCGTATTAAAGACAACGATCCTGAAAGATAAGATTTGCGTTTTTGCATGTCTAGATCCCGCGCTTATGGGGGTAGTGTAACTTATTCTGTGTAAACCCCTTGCCCCTGGATCGATGTAAGACATCAAAGGGTTACCGTTACTGCTTCAGTATCACCATAATGACATACGCTATCCGGGCTGTCAATGGACTGCAGCCCGGACTTTTCTTATAGGCGTTTAGGGCTATTCCAGATCTCCGGGTTCTATGCGTTCCTCAAAGTAAATGCACAGCTGTGACAGAATTTTACTCCAGTCCCTGTCCCTGCCGGTCCACTTTTCAGTGATGTCCATCGTCGCAAGATAAAGGAGCTTGAGAAGGGCGTCGTCTGAGGGGAAGATCGTACGTGTTTTTGTCACTTTCCTGAGCTGCCGGTTGTAGTTCTCGATCTGGTTTGTCGTATAGATCATCCGGCGCAGCTCATAGGGATACTTGAAATAAGCGGATAACTGAGGCCAGTTGTTCCGCCAGCTCGCTACCGAAGACGGGTATTTCGAGCCCCACTTCTCTTCAAGTCTGTCAAGCCCTTCCTCGGCCTGCTCCAGTGTAGGAGCCTGATAGACACCCTTCAAATCATTCATAAAAGCCTTAATGTCCTTGTAAGAGACGAATTTTGTCGTGTAACGGATCTGATGGACGATGCAGCGCTGGACTTCGGCCTTGGGATATACGGCGCTTATCGCATCTGCAAAGCCTGTCAGGCCGTCGACGGAGATAATGAAAATATCTTCGGTGCCGCGATTACGGATCTCGTTAAGA
Protein-coding regions in this window:
- a CDS encoding IS256 family transposase; the encoded protein is LNEIRNRGTEDIFIISVDGLTGFADAISAVYPKAEVQRCIVHQIRYTTKFVSYKDIKAFMNDLKGVYQAPTLEQAEEGLDRLEEKWGSKYPSSVASWRNNWPQLSAYFKYPYELRRMIYTTNQIENYNRQLRKVTKTRTIFPSDDALLKLLYLATMDITEKWTGRDRDWSKILSQLCIYFEERIEPGDLE